The genomic window GAAAATCCCTCAGTTCTAAAAAGTTATTTATTTTCATCAATTAAAAGTAATAATATATAATTTTGTAATATGTAATTAATTGTCACTAATTTTGCGGCAAAGATAGAAGTAATTATCAAAATAAAAAATCAAAGATGAACAAAGAATTTGTTGACGTTCTCGTAATCGGGGCTGGACCTTCCGGATGCGTATCTTCTTCATACTTAAAGAAGAACAATGTCAGCGTGAAAGTTGTTGAAAAAACAAAATTTCCCAGACTGGTTGTTGGTGAAAGCCTAATTCCGAGAGTAATGGATCATTTTGATGAAGCCGGGCTTTTCCCTGCTTTGGATAAAATGGGATTTGAGAAAAAGCTCGGTGCAAGATTCTTAAGAGGAGATGAAGTCTGCATTTTTGATTTCAGTGATAAATTCGGTGAAGGTTGGGACTGGACATGGCAGGTTCCGAGAGCTGATTTTGACAATACATTGGCGCAGGAAGTCATCAATAAAGGCATTGACTTGGAATTTGAGGCTGAAGTTGTTGATATTCAATTTAACGGAACAGATTCTATCACCACCGTAAAGAATAAGGACGGAGAAACTAAAGAAATTCACGCAAAATTCGTGATTGATTCCAGCGGTTACGGAAGAGTTTTACCCAGATTATTAGATTTGGAAAAACCTTCAAAATTGTCTCCACACTCTGCTATTTTTGCTCATGTTGAGGATATCAACAGAGAAGAAGGAGAGGAAGGAACACTGATTTCTTTTGATATTATTGAAACTGAAGTCTGGCTTTGGGTCATTCCTTTCTCCAACGGAAATACCAGCTTAGGAATTGTAGGACCCACTGAATATATTGAAAAACTAATCGAAAACGGAGACACGACAGAAGCGTTGAGAAAAGCAATTTCTCTTTCCGATTATTATGT from Chryseobacterium camelliae includes these protein-coding regions:
- a CDS encoding NAD(P)/FAD-dependent oxidoreductase — its product is MNKEFVDVLVIGAGPSGCVSSSYLKKNNVSVKVVEKTKFPRLVVGESLIPRVMDHFDEAGLFPALDKMGFEKKLGARFLRGDEVCIFDFSDKFGEGWDWTWQVPRADFDNTLAQEVINKGIDLEFEAEVVDIQFNGTDSITTVKNKDGETKEIHAKFVIDSSGYGRVLPRLLDLEKPSKLSPHSAIFAHVEDINREEGEEGTLISFDIIETEVWLWVIPFSNGNTSLGIVGPTEYIEKLIENGDTTEALRKAISLSDYYVKRFGNVDFLFEPRHLKDYSCSVKSLFGDGFALTGNASEFLDPVFSSGMAFATESGMLAAKLALRQLNGEKIDWQKEYTDYILYGVDVFTTYVKEWYTGNLQELFFHQPENPEVKKKICAVLAGYVWNKDNPFVKKHDTVIKNLANLIKLEKLEQQNQQ